The Ostrea edulis chromosome 1, xbOstEdul1.1, whole genome shotgun sequence genomic sequence cattttattgataaaacatCAATAGGATTAGGCACAAGTTCAAGAACTTAGATAGCCCTCTCTCAATACAATAATTCATAAGGTTATCATTTGTAATATGAGTAGTTTACAACAAATTCAAAGAAATATGATAAAGGAGTATAATTTGTGTTTACGAAGTATTGAGGTAATATCATTGTACAGTATACTTTCTTgaaatgaacatattttattttggacACAAAAAAGTATATCATTAAGtgttattattttaaaaatgacaacCTTCATTTAGAAAAGATTGAGTAaccttgaaagttttcgattaTGTACATTATAGAGATATTGATTAAGCCACAGTCAGGATTTCGAGGGAAGACTGTAACTACGAGAGTTGTCCATagagttcataaacatttcctgGTGAAGGAAACCCGAATTCTCCGAAAATAAACACTAGTATTATACTGTTTCCGGGAGTTTAGATTGGTTAAAATTACACGTGTTATCATTTAATtgttatatgatataaatagGAATCTTAGGGAAGCCCGTTGGTGATATGCTAAAAAATGATTTAGCGGCCGCctaaaaaaccaacaacattcGAATGGGCGCACGATCAACTGTTTTTCAAGCGTTGCCCAAAAGGGATTCATTAGAATACTGTTCATCAATAACCTCCATGTGTCATAAAGAACAACAAATTCACAGAAATTGGTGACAAATGTCTAAGATGAATTACTTCCGTTGTATGTAGCATGACATTTAATCAAGGAATGGCGAGATATATGCCAATTCTACTCTCCGTTTATTCAGAAATAAAGACAATAACCTACAAGAGAGAAAAGACAAACAAATTGTTGTAACAGAAACTTACCAGCAATGTGTGTTTTATAATTCATCAAATATCAAGACAAAGTTAATAAATTCAACTTCACAGGCGACATGGCTAACTTTAACTGCAAAAATATAATTAAGTATAAAGTTTGGAGTTACCTAAATCTATCAGAACTTTGGACAGCAAACTGAAAATAACAAACTATGAGATGTAAATGATGCAGGAAGGTAACCACCCCATTTCAGAAACGTATTACTGCATGCTCTATTTTACATCGATAACAAATGAAATCTATGGTGTGATAATAGATTATTACagcattattaaaaaaaatacgcAAGGCACTCCATCAAATCAATCCAGCAGCTCGGCACCATAGTGAGGAGGAAATCAATTAAAGCACATGTGGAGGTGTCTAGATTTTGTGTACCATCACATAATGGTATTCTCTTTCTGCATAGTATGTAATTAGCAAAGGTTTAACACTcgaaataaacatatatttattatttacacAAGTCTTGTCATTTAATACCACATTACCTGGAATCTCAAAAGACTGACTTTTACAACATCAAAGGGTCAATTAATCAAAGTTACGTATAGAAAAAACAGTCAAGGATCGTCTGTCTCTCCACTCCCAATGGAGAAAAAAAACCCGCAGAGGATTAAGGTTAAATGTTGTATAAAGAAATTTTCTCCGGTACATACTGTCATCTCGTTTGTAGAATTGATGCATCTTTACTTATGCCTAGTTACGGATCCACGCGATTGCTTCATTTGTTTCACACTAAAGTTCcctccgaaagacccgtgactctctGTTTTATTCCGATCGAAGGCATAGCGCAGTTGAAATAAGCCCtcatgtaaatgtattcatTATTGGAAATACATCTATACTATTTTGTTACAAGCATTCTACCACCATTCCAAAACCTACTTGGAATCTAGGGAGCactaaattaacataaactcaaataatggAAGATATCttgaaattatttgaagatatcatcaattcatgaTCAATGATGCGTGCAAAAACTCGATTAAAtatcttttcaaataattagtgatatttttatttctgaattATTGTGCACATTGACTGAATTGTTCAcagcattaattattctgctgaattggtGAGCGCCGTAATGGAATTAATTGTTggtctcttcaaatgaatttatatcaaCCATGGAATTGATGCGGACTGAAATTCAgctgaagagaacaataattcaatCATGCACACGcatcaattaattcaattaaggAGCAAAATAATCGAATTATCAATCTCTTCAATTGAATGGTAGAGCGCGTCAATTCAATCAATGTGCGCGATAATTGACTTATTgctatcttcaattgaattaatgatatcattgattcaattgatgcgcgcattaattcttttagagaggtTGACTATATAATTAGAGATATTAataatctctttaattgaatcgttgctctctttaaaagaatggATGTGGACATTAATTCCTAATATGCAAAAGCGTTGTAcctaattaaagatatctttaatcatttctcagatcaattaaattgattcgcgcatcaaatcaatcattgctttcatcaattaaGTTGATGTGCGCATTAGGTCATTTATTTGCGCGCAATACCCggtaattgaattgatgcgcgcatcaattcaattgatgtgagcaataattgatttgaggcgcgcattaattcaatcattgcGCGCAATAATCGAATTGATGATATcgtcaaataattaaagacatcttcaaaaaatttaatatacgctaatttggcgctcaataggaATCAAAACATTAATTGACATTTACAAGGACAATAACGTGCATACTGCAGGAACCATTAAAGCTATCTGAATCGTGTCAAACGGTTTAACCCTACCTCCATTCACAACGAAACCAAAGCCATCCGAGAACTTGAAAAATGTGCTAAAATCATTAACGATTGGATGAATgcaaataaactgaaaatgaacACATCAAATACCGAATTCATTTTATTTGGCAGCAGGAGCCAACTGGATAAATGTAGcacaaaagttattaacattaTGGTGATGAAATTGAACCAGAACGTTATATAAGATACTTAGGTGCATATTTGGATGAAACTCAATTTTAAGGAACATATAAAAAGGAAATGCCGAACAGCCTATATCAATTATTTTAGGATTAAAAGTATTcgcaaatatttgacaaaggaAGCTACAGAAATTTTGGTTTTATCTTTAGTAATTTCTCATTTGGACTATTGTAATGTGATTTTATACGGCATAGCACAGactgaaatatgtaaaatgcaAAGAATCCAAAACATGGGTGCGAAACTGGTATTAAATCGTAAGAAATTTGACAGCTCTAGGGATGCTCTCATTGACTTACATTGGTTACCTCTCCATTCTAGAATATCATTGACCTTCATGTATTTAAGTGTCATGTGGGCGAAGCACATCGTATTTAACAGAACTTTTAAAGAAACAGGTACTAAATAAAAAGTTTCACTCCGCTCAATCTTCTGAGAGTTGCTACATTGTTCCTTTTAACAAGCGTAAAACTTTCAGTGATAGAAGTTTCGGAACCATTGGTCCGAGACTGTGGAACAGTTTACCGGCTGAAATAATTCCAAATCTTTACATACTTTTAAAGCcaaattgaaaacacatttGTTTAGACATGCAGaatactttgtgtaaaattaggcattaaatcaaataaaaacagtttcagTTCCAAATTATTTGAACATGATTCAAAATCTCATCATCAAATTGAGTTTAAACAGATGGGAATTGTGTAGAAAATAATCTGCaagacaaatatttcatttgtggAAACCTAgcagtttttatatatttatccaaagtGAAAGTTATGTAATAATCTCTCCTCTGTACATGTTTCCTATCTTTTCATGATAAGAAAATAGTCAGTTAGTTCATGTGTCTGTTTTATTTCTGTGCAGGTCGCCCTATCCCTTTAAATAAGCACTGGTATGATGTATACGATCTCGGCCAGCGCTCCTTCAAATTAAGGGCCCATACCAAAGTACAAGACGACCGATATTCTGACAAAGTTTGTGGACCTGGATTTTGGTCATTCATTCTCTGTGGATATATCACTGACGTTTACTCAATGAATTGCGGTACGCTCAAAAACATAGTagccttttaaaaaaatcaagtttaacaATGTCAGAAATTTAACCCGTTTTCATTCATACAAGATAATGCTGATCTGTGGGAAAAAAGTGGGAAACATAGCACATTTATGTAAGACATAGATGTAAGTCTGTTTTAATGGGACTGTTTGTGGAGACCCTGAACCGTTTACACAGTATACAGACACTACTGGGCTGAAGAAAACTTCCTTGTCTTGAGAACAGACTATCCTATCTGCTGATTAGAAAAAAGATTTGTTTGTATCAGaaatatgtatttctttaaaaagtaCTAGAGCCAAGAAATTGGATTAAAAGTTGAAAGTTTGAGACTGATTGTACTGTGAGGAAATGGGGGACCCAGCGAAAGTTGGGTGGCGTCTTAATTAAGGGAAATCTGCTGtgatcttgttttatattgtcaTCACTTGATATCAAAGGCACCAATTTCTAGTTCTAATCTTTATATGACAGACATCCTTTTACAATATAATCTTGAATATAAAGATACAAACAATAGGATTGGAAACTTTATTTACATCTGCTAAGAATTACCacaatgttgttgtttgttATCAAGTATGTTGATTACTCTAAACAAAGGTACATGGGCCCCTTAAACTTAGCTGACGTCTGGTATTTATGCTGCAACAAAGTTAAAAAAGATATACATCTTCATGATCCGACAAGGACAACGTAGCCATGTTCTATCTGTGGTAAAACACACCAAAGTACACCGTACATAAAGGTTGTGCCAATTGTTTCTAAGAATAACTTCTGGACCAGCGGTTAATATAGTGTAAAGGatagctttaaaaaaaaagattttcgtCCTAACGAAAAATGTTTGAAAGAAAACTTGAAGAGACATTCTATACATTGAAGTAGGTGTATGAATTTATGCACGGGTTCTGGAAGTTAATGCTTTACAATGCAAagtaaaaatttttttttacacacataCAACATGCATAAAAAATCTTCATTAATTTCAGTACAAGTGCGCAAATGCAATCGTTTAGGTAGTTAGCGAGTCTTTCAGGCGTGGAAATTGTCACCTAAAATATGAGTAATGTTCTGTTCACAAGGACATGGTTTCATGGAAATTTACTATGAAAGAGAATTTATACGGCCGGGAAATCAAAACTTCTCTGGTCTTTCCGAAAAGTTCGGGAAGGCGCCTcgactgttaggccgttcttggcacactgattttgactacgggtgtgaccggtcgatagggaatgcttacttctcctaggcacctgaccccatttctagtatatccaggcatccgtttttgcccaatttatataaattttgtattccttgtgagagttatgagattgataactgttcgttatctttgatattacatgtagtatataattaattttttttaaatccaaaaACAAGTTTTGTTTTTCGATGAAGCACTCATATTTTCAATTGAAGTTTTTCTACACTTAATCCCTcctcgccccccccccccccccccccacccacccaagATGTTTATAGGATTGCAACTTCAACTCAAACCTTTTTTGGTGGAAACCCCTGTACAATATCAAGTGCATGCAGTATgtacaatttcattttaatagaatatatatcaGGCCTGTATATCTTACATAATTATTTGTATAATAATTCAAGGGGTTATGAGTTACGTGGGTAAACTTAACATTGTTCATCGACAGGGACAACTCATGAAATCCACGAAAATCTGCCCTCATTTAGAAAGTAAAAACGTTTTGCAATGAACATGGTGTGATAAACCACAATTGTTCTGCTGGCATGTTCCACAATGCGGGTTagccagggccgtaaattacatggaggcggaggaggcagctgcctcctccaacttttgagccaaaaaaaaattaaaatttaaagttcattagaatttatgttgtttccaataactaagaacatgatacctcccttaaaaagcattccaaatctttcttttagaatgagttagtcaagtacatcttagaaggccctagaatcaaggattttgcacgaaacgtgttcagtgtgcacaaaatgtgctcagcgtctgggggcctgggcggtccccagacccccgcctaatttcctgcctcctccaaattcaaggttaatttacggccctgttagCTTGGTAGAATAGAGGAATGTGGTACAAATACATCAGTGATCCAAATAAAAATTGCCATTCTGGAATACGATGCAATGAATAACAAAAGCCTTCCGGCTGAGTTAAAAGGGATACAATCTTTGGGATAATGTGAAGACGGCGATGAGTAATTGAAACAGAGGATAATACACACAAACATCAGAATGTTCTATTCAATAATCTATCATCAATGCAGCAGGAATGTGCCTTTTAGGGTGAGACGTACCTTGCAATTTGTTTAAAACACATAAATGCTTGTCTTGTTTTATTAATAAGTATACCACGTCgcttgcaaaaaaaaaaaaaaaaaaaaaattaaaggtttAAAACCATGCACTTTCTATAAATCTTTTCCACCACGTCTTATAACCGAGGATCGTAAAACAGGTGAGTTTGATTAATACAATTTGTAGTCTGCACTGTAGAAAGATTCGCAACttagataaaatatttcattgtagACCATGGTGTTCAGGAGCAGGACGTTCTTTTCCTTCATTGATACACTAGTATTTAACATTGCATTCACACGATCACCAGTCAGGCTGAAGTACATGGGGGTTACTTTATTATATGCAAACAAAGCAGACCTATACGCAGATAATATTTACAAAGTATTAGTTTACTCAATTAAGGGAAGACCACTCCTCCGAAATTGAAGGCTAAAAAATTGTTGacaattaaatcaatgtaattcaAATGATTTCGCTCAAATCAAATTGGTACACAATATCTACAATTTATACTCATACGTCATCAGAGGTTCATATGCAGATATGtacatttccattgtttttgtctttgacATCTTAACCAAAATTAAAATACGTTTTTATCAAATGCTAATGCGCTTCaagaagtatgctggcgtaaagtattgcagttcatgccctcgtgAGAAACTTAAGTAAATGATAAACATATAACATAGTAAGATAGAAGTAATAGTACATAAGATGTGCACGAGGAAAGAAAAAGAACCACACTTAGGAGGAACGGACAGTCTTAAAGATATGTGAAATAAATACACGACGGTTTCTTAAGGTTGCCACATTTTGGACTGACAAAGGCAAAACAGATTACTTCATTACAATGGGTCTTCCATGATATCTTAATCTAATGTCTAAATATTTTTCCTCAATTGGGAaaaggtatacatgtacaagtatgtaTGGTGTGTCAGGCAGGGGTAGTACCTTTTCATCTCTGGCAGCAGAGTCTTTTTAGGACTGCCAGGGAAAACTGTTCCTCGCCTAACTCTCACCGCTGGCTCCAGGGTCATTTCCTAACCACACTTTGGTCACCGCTTctgccggggggggggggggggggggggagggatgGTAAGGGGGAGTGGTATAAACCAGTCTTTGCAGCTTTAGAGAGGAGATTGGCGCCGCCACCAAATAACCTAAGCCCCCAGAAGAGACATGAAGGACACAGCCAAACGAAACATGTCATATCGGTCGGGGACCGAAATACCAACGTCCGTGTTTTCCACTGATGAGCTCCTGGTTAGAAGTGGAAAGTCAGCGACTGGATCCAAGCAAGCCTTCAAGCTAACATCCCAGAAGGCTATCATTGGTTCGTGGTATTTTCGCCCACTTCATGCTTGCGGCAAAATGAAGGGACTAGATCACGAGTTACAACACTACCAGTGGGAAATTATTGGACCCGCTGAGGTGAGATGGACAGGGACATTATTGGACCCGCTGAGGTGAGATGGATAGGATTTGGAGAAACAACAAATGACGGTCATAAAATCTGGTACAGCGGAGAAGACACAAAACATGAATACGGCGTAGGCTTCATCGTACGCAAAGCAGTCACTGGATGCATACTGAGCTGCACACCCATCTCCAACAGGATCATATCCATCCGTGTGTCAGCCAAACCCAAGAACGTTACCATCATACAAGTGTATGCCCCAACATCGGATCATGAAGACCAAGAGGTAGAAGAATTTTATGAACAAGTGGAAAATGTTACCAAGAAAGTGCCCAAGAAAGACATCATCATCATACAGGGTTACTTCAACGCGAAGATCGGACCGCACGTCTTTGAGATCTGGATAGGAACAGTCAGCCAATATGGAACAAGTGAAACTAATGACAGGGGACTACGTGCACTGGAGTTTGCGAGCAGTCAACGGCTCACCATCGCCAACACCCTATACCAACACAAGATTTCCTGTAGAACAACCTGACACGCGTGGAATGGGACGATGCATAACCAGATAGACTTCATCCTGACTCCGTGGCGCTTCAAGTCAAGCATCAACAGGGCGAAgacccatatttatgtagcaataccgTATTctattatcatctgcatatggtgtttacatctctcaactgattcgatacgcaagagcttgttctgcgtatggtcagttttaaaaccgaagcaagctactgacaaaaagttgatggtgcagggttacaacagtctcgtttaagattagcatttcgcaaattctatggtcgttataacgatctagtttgccaattcaacatatcattgggttaaatgctgcctgacatgtttcatgccgattgttaggccgttcttgacacactgattttgactacggataactccatttacctgatcaagatatagggctcacggcgggtgttaccggtcgacagtggatgcttactcctcctagacacctgatcccacttctggtatattcaggggtccatgtttgcccaactctcgattttatattgcttgtaggagttatgagattgatcactgttcgttatcttcaccttccatcgTACCCTGGTGCTGACATGGGCAGTGACCACGATCTTGTGCTGCTCACAATGAAGATCAAACTGAAAAAAGATTCACCAATCTGCAAACCCACGAATCAAGTTCATCCTGGAAAAGCTGCGAGACCGATCAGTTGCCGAGATTTTCCCAGCACATCTCAATGGACGATTTGTAGCAATCAGCCTCGTGGACGCCGACGTTAATGACCTCACCTCCAGTTTCAAAGAGGCAGTTCGGGAAAAAGCAGTACAGATCCGGGTTATCAGAGGAAAGAACATCCTTTGGTAACCAATGACACCCTAGATCTCTGCGACAAATGAAGAGAACAGAAAAAGACAGATTAAAACAGCCCAGAGGGAGCTGCACTACAGTGCAACAAATAAGGTCGTAAGAAGCAAGATGAAAGAAAGCAAGGAAAAGTGGATTTTATGATCAATGCAAAAACCTTGAGAAAAGCATGGAGCAATGGAATAGCAAGAGAACATACGACACTCTCAAGACGTAGTAACATCGCTATGTGAGAAGATCTGGGAGACCAAGCAGTGGCCAGAAGAGTGGAGTGGAGGAGATCACTTATTATCCCCCTCCCCAAGAAGGGAAACCTTCAGCAATGCCAAAACTACTGGACAGTCCGCCTCATTAGCCACACCAGTAAGATCATGTTAAGAGTTCTCAACAGACTCGAAAACGAAACCAGAGAACATCTGGCAGAAGAACAAGCGGAATTTAGGGCAAGTAGAAGCACTGTCGAACAGACCTGCAACTGTCGGATTATGATGGAAAAACACCTACAACATCGAAAAGAATTTTACCACAATTTCATATGCTTCAAAGAAGCCTTCGGTGGAGTGTGGCACAGAGGACTTTGGCATGATTTGAGAGGAATCTGCATCGAGGAGGGACTCATCAAAACCACCGAGCCACTGTATAAATCACCAGCAGCACAGTCCCCCTCAACAATAACATCGGAGAGTATTTTAAGACAACGGTTGGAGTCCGTCAAGGATGCATACTCTCTCCAGCCCTGTTCAATCTCTTCCTGGAAAATATCATGAGAGAGACACTACATTACTTTCAGTCAGTCGATGGGCGAACGATCGACAAAGTACGTTTCACCGATGACAACGACctagcgggggggggggggggggggtcagcaACAGTGAACTTGCAAGACCTCACAAACAGACTGGTAAGCAGATCAGGGGCTTATGGCATGGAGGTCAGCAATGAAAATAGCAAAGTTATGGTCAACAGCGAAAACAACACCTTTGCACAAATCACCGTAAACGGTCAGCAGCTCGAGGAGGTAGACGCTTTCAAATACTTTGGCGCCACACTCACAAAGGACGGCCGACAGATGAAGAGCTGGATGGACAACATAAAAATGTGAATTCGTATGGACAGCCTGATCAGATTGGCAGAAGACATACCCGGTTGGTGCTCCCTGGCCTTCAGGTCGTCCACCATTTCTCCCCAACAACCATCGGTCAGgggaatgattgattgattgtatcttgcttaacgtccggactccctctcgagaatttttcactcatatggagacgtcaccaagaccggtgaagggcttcaaatttaggcctatgcttggcgcttacggccaattagcagtgagtgttctttaacgtgccacacctactgtgaaaCGGGAAGtccgattttaaggtcatttcgaggacccgtgacattcacatcttatgccgagcgtttgacgatggaagtatcactacctattttaacgacttagatctgtcgcggccgggattcgaaccctgacctcccgcatgcgggacgaacgctctaacctctaaaCTAGGCCACTGCGGCGGTTATCAGGGAAACATGGGATATGTATAGCAGGTATACATAATGGAGTATAACCTTACATTGTATGAGACATTATGGTGAATAGTGTCCGCTGAAGtgtatttcattaaattttaactgCCCTAATGCATGCACTTTTAAAGAATTGTACATTAAGCATTTACATGCTTTGTTTacttggaaaaagaaaaaatggaGGAATTATATGTTATTGTTATTGGCtctgtgtttgttgtttttagaatattttgaatatatttcacaaagcagtttaaaatgatttacaaaAGACTATGTACGGTGTGAGGCTATTTGACCCCTTGTTTGAACAAAGcttactttattttttgtttgaagcAAGGcttactttattttttgtttgaagcaaagcttactttattttttgtttgaaacaAAGCGTACttcattttttgtttgaagCAAAGCgtactttattttttgtttgaagcAAGGcttactttattttttgtttgaagcaaagcttactttattttttgtttgaaacaAAGCGTACttcattttttgtttgaagCAAAGCgtactttattttttgtttgaagcAAGGcttactttattttttgtttgaagcaaagcttactttattttttgtttgaaacaAAGCGTACttcattttttgtttgaagCAAAGCgtactttattttttgtttgaagcAAGGcttactttattttttgtttgaagcaaagcttactttattttttgtttgaaacaAAGCGTACttcattttttgtttgaagCAAAGCgtactttattttttgtttgaagcAAGGcttactttattttttgtttgaagcaaagcttactttattttttgtttgaagcaaagcttactttattttttgtttgaaacaaagcttactttattttttgtttgaagcaaagcttactttattttttgtttgaagcAAGGcttactttattttttgtttgaagcaaagcttactttattttttgtttgaagcaaagcttactttattttttgtttgaagcAAAGCTTACTTTATTTTGATGAGGAGTGGATGTTCACGTATCTTACTGTAACATTTGTGCATGTATTAGTGATTCTAACAAATAATATCTTTAGTGGCTGACTATTCCTGCATTTTTTTCTAACTTTTTGACGAAAAGAAGTACATTTTGAACCACTGTCCTTTCCGCGAACATAAAGCGCGTTAAAGAATGTGATTTATATCAACTACACGTTTATCTCTAATGACAGACTAATGTTTAAAAAAAGGCAATCACATTCTTCTATGCGCTCATCGTCTTTTTAAATAAACCACAAATAACAAGCATTTGAGGTATccaaattaattttcaataaagataATCTAATTCAAAAGGTgtcaacattgaaaattattcacTAGGAAACTTTGAAAAATGATCTGTTCACgaagtttgaaaatattgaattcattgaaCACTATGGGAAATGCTTTTCagcatgtaaataaaacaaaactaagATGAAAAGATGCATCAATCAATTTTTATCATAATCTATAGGGAAAAGTGTTCGTCACCAAACAAAATCTTTCGGGTGGGGGGCAAGAAATCTGACTGCCTGGGTTTAGATGCATATCCAGATTTTGACGTTTACATTTGAAAAGGGAAAACAACGCTTAATGAAAACCGTCCAATACATGTACGGAGTGGG encodes the following:
- the LOC125664625 gene encoding craniofacial development protein 2-like — encoded protein: MKDTAKRNMSYRSGTEIPTSVFSTDELLVRSGKSATGSKQAFKLTSQKAIIGSWYFRPLHACGKMKGLDHELQHYQWEIIGPAEVRWTGTLLDPLSGEDTKHEYGVGFIVRKAVTGCILSCTPISNRIISIRVSAKPKNVTIIQVYAPTSDHEDQEVEEFYEQVENVTKKVPKKDIIIIQGYFNAKIGPHVFEIWIGTVSQYGTSETNDRGLRALEFASSQRLTIANTLYQHKISCRTT